A segment of the Cenarchaeum symbiosum A genome:
GCGGCATATAGCCACCAAGATAGACGGCGAGACGCCCCTTGTGGAGCGGCAGGCGATCATAGCAGAGATGGAGAGCAGGGCAGGTGCCCCGCCGGGTTGAGGCATGCGGGGCAATGCGCCCCGGAATGCTTTATAACATGCAGGCGGAGCAGACGGGCCATGGGCCTATTCGGAAAGGGCAAAAAGAAGGACGAGAACAAGACAAAGTGCGACGTATGCGGCAACGAACTGTACTATCCGGAGAGGCTGGAGCGGCACATGAAAAAGGCGCACGGCAACGTGCCAGAAAAGAAGATGGACCCAAAAGAGTCGTCCGACGGGATGTGGTAGACGGTGGAGCTTAGCGACGGACAAAAATACGGCGCAATATTTGGCGGCGCAATAGTTGCTGCTGGGCTCATACTGGCCACCGTGGTCTTTCCCTTTTGGAACCTCATACGCGAGGACGTCTTTGAGGAGGTGGTCATACTTACCAACACTGACGGGACATGCTATGTAGAGACAGAAGACATGGTCCCAAAGACCATCGAGGACTGCGCGGCGCAGCCGGGTGACACGGTCATGATAAAGTTCGGCAGGGACCTTGCGTGGGCCGCCATAGTCGAGCCCGGGGACGGGTGAGATATACTGGGCGCCGTGCGTGACGCCGACTGTGTATTCTGCAAGATAGCATCAGGCGAGCTGCCGGCCAGGATCATATCCGAGACCGGCAATACGATTGCGTTCATGGATGCCTTTCCCGTGGCGCGCGGCCACTCGCTTGTCATACCCAAGGGCCATTACGAGAGAATGCAGGAGATCCCAGAATCCGAGAACGCCGACTTATTCGAGGTCGTAAGAAGGGTGGTTGCCCGGGTGGACGAAATGGGCGGGTCCACCCTTGTAGCCCTGCACAACGGCCGGGGCAGCGGCCAGGAGGTCCCGCACGCGCACGTCCATCTCATACCGCGCAGCGAAGGCGACGGCGCGGGGCCCGTCCACAGCATGTTCGGCGGGGCCATACAGCTGGGAACAGACGAGACGTTTGAGATCTACGACCGCCTAAAGGGATAGCTACAGCGGGTACAGCCTCTCGTCTGTATCCTTGTTCTCCACTATTATGGCCTTGGTGGGGCAGGTCTCGGCTGCGTTCATTATCTTGTTGAGCCCCGCCCCTTTTCTGTTTATCACCCTTGACTTTGGGTTCATGTTTGTATCCCTGTCCACGCGGAAGACGTCCGGTGCTATGGTCTCGCAGCTCTGGCATCCTATGCACAGGGAGGGCTCTACCTCGACGTGCAAGTCGGGCTGCTTTTTGGGCTCTTTTGCCTTTTCAAACTCGCCGTTTCTGCCGTCTGCGTTTATGGTATTTTCATAATCCTTCCAAAAGTTTCTCTCGTATTCCTTCCAAAAGTCCGGGTTCTCCTCCTCTATGTCCCGCGTATGCTTGGACCAGTCCTGTTCCGGCGGGCCGTCCTGGCCCGGCGGCGGCCCCCAGTTGCGGGCGGAACCCGCCGCGGGGCCCTGGCGGGCTGCAGGCCTGGATGCAGGCCGCGGATTTCTCTGCTCCTCCCTGAGTATGCTGTATGCCTCGTTTATCTCCTGGAACAGCGATCCGTCGCCGCTCCTGTCAGGGTGCTTTTCGAGCGCCTGCCTCCTGTAGGCTGCCTTGATCTCATCAAAGCCTGCGTCGTCTCCTACTCCCAGAATCCGGCGGGCCTTGTGCGGGTCCAACACTACCCCTGATATTCCGCAGCTTAAAAACATGCAGCCCGCGGGGCCGTCCCGCGGATCCTGCAGCAGGATACAATGCTTCATGGCAGGCGATCCCGGCGATGGCAAGCGCAAGGTTAATTATTCCACAAAGGGCCGGATCGGCATGAGCAAGCCCTCGGAGCTAGGCTCGCTGAAGATTGGCTCCTATATACTGCTGCCGGTAGGCGACCAGGCGACGGGGGAGCCGTGCCGGATATCCGAGTATGATACAAGCAAGCCGGGCAAGCACGGCGCGGCAAAGGCGAGAATAGTGGGCGTGGGCGTCTTTGACGGCCAGAAGCGGCCCCATGTGGGCCCCGTCAGCATGCAGGTGCACGTACCACTCATCGACAAGAGGACCGGCCAGGTGATCTCCATAATCGGGGAGACGATCCAGATAATGGACTCGGAGACCTTTGAGACAGTCGACATAGTCATGATAGACGAGGAGGTCCAGGGCAGGATAGAGAACGGCCAGAATGTAGAGTACTGGCTGGTCATGGACAAGACCAAAATAATGCGCATAAAGAACTAGGCCGGGCGCCTGTGATGTCTGGAAAAGCCGTCTGATGCGTGATGAGGGTTATGAGTGATGAGTCGCCTTTTGATATACGCGGGGCCCTGCCTTGAGGCTTGCCGCCCTGTTCTCTGGAGGCAAGGACAGCGCCTATTCCGCATACAGGGCCATACAGGAGGGGCATACAGTGGCCTGCCTGGTCTCTGCGGCGCCTGTTTCGCCTGACAGCATGCTGTTTCACGCGCCAAACACGCACATCACAGGCCTGCAGGCCATCTCCATGGGGATCCCCCGGATATGCGCCCGGTCGGGCCCATCTGACGCGGATTCCGAGGAGAAACTGCTAGCAGAATCACTCTTGTTTGCAAGGGACGAGTACCGCATACAGGGGGTGGTGCACGGCGGGCTGTCCAGCGCATTCCAAAAGAGGCACTTTGAGGGCGCGTGCGGCTCGGCCGGCCTGGAGGCTGTAGCCCCGCTCTGGGGCCTTGAGCCCGGGCAGTACATGCGGAGCCTGGTTGACGACGGCTTTCGGTTTATAATAACGGCGGTCTCGGCGGGCGGCCTTGGTGCACGGTGGCTTGGCAGGGAGATAGGCAGGCGGGAGATAGACGAGCTTGGGCGGATATCAGCCCGGCACGGCCTAGGCCTTGCATTCGAGGGCGGCGAGGCAGAGACTTTGGTGGTGGACTGCCCGCTGTTTTCGCGCGAAATACGCATACTCCGGTCCCGGGGCTCCTGGGACGGCTGCAGGGGAATATTTGAAATAGAGGCAGCCGGACTCTCACGGCATGCTCGACGGCCTCAAGACCAACCTCCGGTCGGCAATAAAAAAGATAGTCAGCTCGCAGGGGGTCGACGAAAAGCTGATACACGAGCTGGCGCTCGACGTCCAGAGGGCGCTGATACGCTCTGACGTGGACGTCCGGCTGGTCAAGGAGATTGCGGGCAGGCTCGAGGAGAGGTGCGTGGGGGAGGTGCCCCCGCCGGGCCTCTCCAGGAAGGACCACATAGTAAAGATACTCTACGACGAGCTTGCAAAGCTGCTCGGGGGCGAATCCGAGTTCTCGTTCAAGCCGGGTCGCACAAACAAGGTTCTCATGCTGGGGATACAGGGCAGCGGCAAGAGCACCATCACGGCGAAGCTTGCAAAGCTGCTGACCCGGCAGGGATACAAGACCGGCGTTGTTGGCGCCGACACGTACAGGCCGGGCGCGCTTGTGCAGCTCCGGACCATGTGCGAGAGGTCCAATGTTGAGGTCTACGGAGAAGAGGGCGAATCCGACGCGCCAGCGGTAGTGCGGCGGGGGCTGCGGCACTTTGGGGATTCATGCGATGTCATACTGGTCGATACAGCCGGCAGGCACAAGGAAGAGGGCGAGCTGCTCGACGAGATGAAGAGGATAGGCAAGGCCGCCGAGCCCGACCTGGCGCTCCTTGTAATCGACGGGACTATCGGCAACCGCTGCTATGCCCAGGCCGAGGCGTTCCACAAGACTGTCCCCGTCGGGGGCATAGTGGTGACAAAGCTTGACAGCTCCGCCAAGGGCGGGGGCGCCATAGCCGCCTCTGCGGCAACTGGCTCGAGCGTCATGTACATAGGGACCGGCGAGCGCATCGACGACATAGAGCAGTTTTCTTCTACCAGGTTTGTCGGCAGATTGCTCGGCATGGGGGACGTCCGGGCGGTGCTCGAGCTCGCAAAAAGGCTCGAGGACGGGGACCAGGACCGCCTCAAGAGGATCAGCAGCGGCAAGATGACCATGGATGATTTTTACCAGCAGCTCGGCGAGGTGGCCGGCGCAGGATCCCTCCAGGGATTGCTCGAGAACATGCCGGGCTTTTCCGGCTCTGTCCAGACGGGCAAGATAGAGCAGCTCGAGGGCCGGATAGAAAGGTGGAGGTACATCATACAGAGCATGACCCAGGCGGAGAAGGCCGACCCCGACCTGCTCAACGCATCCCGGATAAAGAGGATAGCGCGGGGCTCGGGGTGGCCCGAGCACGATGTAAAGGAGCTGCGCAAGGGGTACAACAACTCAAAGGGCATGATAAAGGCCTCCAAGGGGAGGCAGATGCAGGGCATGCTCAGGCGCATGGGGCTGGGCTGAGCCCTGCGGGCTCGAAACGGGACCCGGGATGCCGGGGAGATGCGGCCTGAGCGCGGGTATGTCCTGTGTGATCCGTGCCTTGGAAGGCTGTTCGGGTCGGGCAACATACTGCACTGTGAAAAGCGGGGGCGCATCATCCGCGGCAAGGGGCGGGACCGGCCGTCGGAATGCCACATCTGCAAAGGACTGTGCCCGTCACTTGAGGAATCGTGCGGGCCGTCGCTCTGGGGTGCGGCAGCATATGAATTTGAGACGTTTGTAGTCGGCGTGCGCCTAAAATCGTCGATGGCAGAAAGGGATGACGAGGTCCGCTCGCGGTGCAGGCTGGCAGGAGCTGCGGCACTCCGGGCGTACGTGGCCGCCATGCTCTCATCGTATCTTGGGGCGATGACCGGGGCTTCGGTGGACCATGGGGCGCCAGAGCTCTCCATAACTGCAGACCTGCGGGATAATACCGCCGAGTTCCATCCGCGGCCGGTGGTACTCTCCGGCAGGTACACAAAGTCCGTGCGGGGGCTATCCCAGAAGGGCGCGCCATGCGGCGGGTGCGCGGGCGAGGGCTGCACATCGTGCGGGATGCTGGGCGTGGATACCGGGGGGAGCGTCGAGGGCGTGATATCCGGGCATGCATGCGGCACCTATTCTGCGCGCCGCGCGTCGTTTACGTGGGTTGGCGGCGAGGACCAGGAGAGCCTCGTGGGCGGCAGGGGCAGGCCGTTTGTGGCGCAGCTTGTGCAGCCGCACAGGAGGGGCCTTGTGCACCCTGCCACTGTGCGCCTCGGAGGGGTGGTATTGCACGGCCTGCGGGAGGTGCGCTCCATGCCGCAGCTCCCCGTGCGGTTCCGCTCAAAGGTGAGGCTTGCAGTATCTGCAAAAGGGGAAATATCCGACGATACACTGGGCAGGCTTGCAGATCTCGGGGGCAGCACGCTGGCAGTCTACGAGGGCAGGCGGCGCGTAGAGAGGGCCATACACTCGGCCAGCCACTCGAGGACCGGCCCCGGGTCGTTTGAGCTGCACATGGAGGTAGACGGGGGCGTCCCGTTCAAGAGGTTCGTCAGCGGCGAGACCGTCTTTCCCAACCTGTCCGACCTGCTTGGCACCGTCTGCTCCTGCGGGGGGTTTGACTTTGAGGAGATAACAGTCGAGCGGGGGGGCCATCCGGGCGCCCGGGGAGGGACCCGCAGGCGCCCCCGAAAGGGGCCTGCGCGCCCGGCAGGCGGCCGGGACCGGCCCCGTAAAACTTGAAATAAGTCGGGCCCGGGGGCGGTGCATGCCTCAGAGAAAGAAGGGAAAGCACGTCAGGCGTGCCGACAGCCACGCCACGCGCCGCAAGGAAAAGTCGTCCAAGAGGGGCAAGCCCCGCGGATAGGCGCCGCGGCCGGGCGCCCCGGATCGCGCAGCCTGTGTCTCCGCGGAGGATCTCTTGCCGGCCACCGCGCTTGGGGGCCCTGCGCCAACGTATTTTACTTCAGGGATCAGAGCCGCCGCATTGGATCCGCTCTCCAAGATTGAAGAGGCATCCGGCCGGGGGCTCATACCGGATAGTATGGCGGAGCTGGTCCGGAAGCGCTTTTCACTTGCCGTCTCCGGGATAGGCCGCATCGAGCGCGCCTCGGGGATAGACTATCCTGCTGCGTATGTGGATCCCTCCATACTGGTATCCGTGCAGGACCCCGGCTCGTTTGAATACGGGATACTCTTTGCAAGGACGCTGCCGCTTGTGCGCGAGGGCAGGCTGCAGGTGGTGATACAGGTGTGCGCCCCGCTGATAGCCTATGGACTCAAGGGGACGGTCCACGCGATACTGGCGCACGAGTTTTTGCACTATCTGGAACTGATACACAGGGCATCGGGCGCCATTACATCCGACGAGACCTCGGGGAACATACGGGATAGCGTATACGCCGACGGCACGCGCGTGCTAGAACCGGGCGCCGTATTCTCCGACAGGACTCTCGTATCCCACATAACAAAGAGGTTCCCCGCGGGATTCCGGGATGCTAGGCTCGAGGCCAAGACCATAACCAACTGGATAGATGCGGGGCTGCCACGCACGGGCGTGGACCTCGGGGGCAACACTGCCGTGCTCCCGGCGGGGGGCTTGGCGGGCCTGCGCCTCGAGACGGGGCTGGCGGAGCGGCTAAAGATAATGGCAGAAAAGAGCTCTCGCATGCGCGGCAGGATGGCCAGGGCCGCCTCTGGCATCTGACTATTTACTGGTTGAACTCTGTAAGCCCGCACTTGCCGCAGGAGCGCCTGTCCTTGTGCTGTGCCATGAAGAAGCCCTTGCCGCATCTCGAGCAAATGTGCCGGAGCTTTACGGTCTTGCCGTCCTCTATCTTGTAGAACCTGTGGACGCCACCTTCCTTTTTGTCTGCCATCAGGAGCCCTCCTTGGCCTCTGCGGGATTCTCTGCCGGCTTTTCATCCTTGGCCTCTGCAGCTTCTGCGGGCTTGTCGGCGCCCTCGTCTGCCTTGGCCTCTGCAGCCTCGGCAGGTTTCTCCGCGGCTTCCTCTGCGGGCTTTTCCGCGGCCTTTGCCTCCTCGATCTTCTTTTTGGCCTTGTCAAGCCTGGCAAAGACGGCCGAGCTGACGTGGGATCTTGCCAGCGCCTCGTCGTCGTATACATAGAAAGTGCCGGTCACCATGGTCTTGCCTACATGGTTCTTGAGATTCATGGGTATGACCAGTTTTCCGCCCAGGCCAAGCTCGCTGGTTACAGCGTCCACTGCCCCGAGCTTGTCCAGCTTGCCTGCCAGCCCCAGGAAGTTGCACGTGATCTCCCTTCTAGAGAGAAACTTTGACTCTGTATCGCTTACGGTCTCTACCATTCCCATGGTCGGGGATCCCCGGCGCTGTTCATATAAACCTTGAAAGGAGAATCCGGGGCACAGAAAGGCAGGGGCCGCATCCGCGGGTTCCTGCACCGGCGGCAGATGCCATTTGCAGCCTGCCATGATGATCCGGCCGGATGCGTGCGCGTCCTCCCTGGCCAAGGCGCAGATCCCTGATGCTATGACCGCCCATTATCACGGGGGCACAAACAGATGATCACGCGTTTCATGCTGTACAGGACAGGCCGCCTCTGCAGCGCATGCATTTTTTGGACACCCGCCACTATAGAATCAGAGGCCGCCGGCTCCCGCCTGTCCGGGGAAATGCCACCGCATAATCTTGGGGCACCGTGCGGTTGTTTGCAGGCTTTGGCTGTTCCAAAGAACAGGTGACAGGGCAGACCAGTCCGCGGCTTTGCAGAACGCATGAACGGGGCCATTGTGCAGGTTTATCTATCATCATTGCGTGTTATTCCAGGTGAGCCGGAAAAGGATCATAGTTCTATGCCTGCTTGCGGTGCTCGCGGGGGCCGTTACAACAGGCGGGGCGGCCTTTGCGTACATTTCCGTGTCGGGGGAGGAGCTCAAGGCCGATGTCAGGGAATGGCTTATCGATAACGACCCGAACAAGATGACCCAAAATGAAAAGATGGTCGAGCTCAAGGATAAACATTACAGCTATCTGGCGGGCTTCATCGAGATGGTGCGGGTCATTATCGGCGGGGAGTTTAGTGAGGACGATGTCCGGGGGATGATGTACTATGTTATTCACGAGACCATAAAGGATGAAAAGATGAAACTTCTCAAGGCGACGGCGCAGGAGAACGGATGGGGTGGATAGTTACAGCTGTTTAGAGGGGAGAATCAGCCGCTGTCCCCCTTGGATATCTGGTGGATGATACAGGACAGGATCCTCAATGCGGCAGCAAAAGAGGCGCCGGCAGATTACGGCCCCCTGTATGTGTACACGGTGTAGAGTGGAGGTCAGGGAGGCCCCATGGGTGTCGAAAAGGAGGCCATCAGCGTTACAATACTGAATGGCGAGACCGGGCCGAACCTGCTCACTTTGAGCGCCACGAGGTGCTGCCCGGCGAGCACTTCATAATGTTTCTTGGCGCGGGCGGCGCCTGTGAGATCAGGGATCTCCCTGACTTTGGCGTGATCGCGCCAGGTGCCGGGCTCTGCCATGTCGGGGACAGCATTGCAAGCATCTTGGAAGGCGAGTCGCTTCCAGCGGACGACCTGAGGGATGGCCGAGCTTGCAGGCAAGCCCCGGACCGAGATACCTGCCTAGTGCCTGCACTCCCCTTTGAGCTGGCCTCATTAGACGCCTGTATAGTGTGCCGTGCACCGCACCCAAATCCGGAAGCCGCCCCCATGAATAGAAATTTAAGAAATAGCATCCGGGGGGTTGCATGGAGCGGTACATGGTCCACCTGGTGAATACGCAGTACTCGCCAAAGGAATCGCGGCATATAGTGCACAAGGCAAGGGATCTGTGCGACGGCCTTGGCGCCTCGATAAGGGTGGTCCGGGTGGCCACAGGATTCATAGAGCTTGACGTCTCCGTCGCGCCAAGCCTGCTTGACGAGCTAATAGGAAGGCTGCGGCCCATAGGCGGCCTCGACAACATACGCCACGTCACCGAGGAAGAAGAGATCACAAAAGACGAGGGCATAGTGGAGGGCATATCCTACTTTAACGGCGAGAGGTTCTGGGAGGCCCACGAGGCCTGGGAGGGCGCCTGGAAAAAATGCAGCGGCGACGAAAAGTCGCTCGTCCAGGGGATAATACTGGTGGCCGTCGCATTTGCCCACTCGCAAAAGAACGACGATGACATAGGGATAAACATGTTCGGCAGGGCGCTCGAAAAGATGGGCGAGTTTGCGGGCATCTACCACAACATAGACGTGGGCCGCATAAGATCCAAGATAACCGCCATGATGGACGAGCGCCGCATGGAACTCTTCAGGATCTGATTCTATTCAGTGCCGCATCCAGCACGTCTGCGCCCGCGAGCCTGCCCATCATGCCGCTGCGCGCCTGCGCCTCTGTAAACCTGACAGTCCCGTCGGGCGGCGCGAGCGCCCCCGAGACCAGCAGGGGTACGGGGTCGTCGCTGTGCCCCTTGCTTATGCACGGCGTGGAGTGGTCTGCAGATATGACGACTGCCGTCTCATCCCGGCTGATGGCCCCGAGCAGCGGCCCAAAAAACCTGCCGTCTATATCCTCTATGCTGCTGGTCTTGCCTGCCGCATCCCCGTCGTGCCCAAACTCGTCGGGCCCCTTTAGGTGCACGTACACGGAGCCGTCTGCGCCGGCAGCAGCTGCCGCCTTTTGCTCATAGTCGCATGTCCCGCCCGCCTCGAGCACCTCCATGCCCAGCACCTCTGATATGCCGAGCTCGACGGGCATATCGGCTATGCAGGAGAATCCGAGCGAGTACTTTTTCTCTATCGGCTCGACGACCGGCCGCCTGCTGCCAGCGTCGCGGAGCAGTATGCAGCTGATCTTCTTTGCGCCGGCTGCCGCGCGGCGCTCGTTGGTGCCGCTATCCCCCAGTATCTTTACCGCCTGCTCGCTGAACTCGTTGACAAGCTCGGCTGCTGTTTGCGCGCGCGGGTCGTCGTCGAGCGCGCGGCACCTGTCTATCCTCATGGGGCCCGACGCATCTTTGGCCACGCCCATCCCCCTGAGCCTCTCGTACGCGGGGTCCGTATTCGTTATGCTCCCCGACAGGCCGCCTTCGGACCTTATGCGGACCGTAACCCTGTGCCCCACGCTCGGTATGACCGAGACTGACGCGCCGCTCTTTGAGAACCGCACGCCCTCCTCGAGCTCGCGGGAGACTGCCTCGGCGTCAGGCCTGCCTACGTTTCTGCCCGCCCTCCTGTCGGTTATCTCCCCGGAGCCGCCAAGCGTTGCAAAGTTGCCCCGCAGCGCAAGATCCCCGTCTTTAAAGTCGGCACCCGTCCCTATCGCCTCTATGACGCCCCTGCCGGGATACTCGTCGCCGAACCTGTACCCGAGCATGTTGAATACGGCTATGTCAGATTCCGGGGCTATCCCCTCGCCCACCGAGATGACCTCGCCCATGGCGCCCCGGACGGCAAGCCTGTCCATGTTTGGCGTCGATGCGGCCTCGAGGGGCGTCTTGCCGCCAAGGTCCGGATGCGGCAGGTCCCCCACGCCGTCAAGCAGCACATACACCATGCGGGCTTCGGTCATCCGGATCCCGCGGGCCGCCTGTACTGCTTTAAACCTTGGCGCCGCTGATCGATCCCGCAGCACATGAAAAACGTTTTAACGCGCTTTGTACGTGGCACCCACATGGGCGTCATGAGAAAGGACTATGTCTCGGAGCGTTACATGATCGTCACCGGAAAGGAGGCCAAAGAATCGGATGCCAAAAAATCCCTCTATTCGCCCGGCAACGAATCCAAGACAAAGCCGTCGGTCCTATCGCTGGTGGCAAAGGACGGCATGCTGCAGAGGCTCCAGGATTCCGAGGACCAGTACGTAAAGGACTGGTCGATACGGGTATTCGAGAGCAGCAACCCCGCCGTCACCACCGAGCAGAACAACACGTACAGCGACCGGCCGCACTATTCAGAGCCCGCGTACGGCTACCACTATATCGTGGTTGCATCCCCCAACCAAAAGGACACATTCTCTACAATAGACGTAGACCAGTGGTCCAACATACTGATGGTGGTCCAGGACCGCCTCAAGTGGCTGTACACAAAAAAGGGCGTCACATATGTCTCAATATATGCAAACTGGGGCGAGGCAGCAGGCGCGGCCACCTCGCACCCGCACATGAACATAGTCACATTCTCGACAATACCGCCGGTGGTCGACGCAGAAGTGGATGCATCCCACCGGATCCTCAACGAAAAGGGCGTCTGCCCCATGTGCCAGACCGTGGCAGCCGAGCTCGACGGGCCGAGGCAGGTCCTGCAGACAAAGGGCTTTGTGGCGTTCTGCCCGTGGGCCCCTGCGTACCCGTACGAGTTCTGGATCTGCCCGAGAAAGCACAATACGTTTTTCTCAAAGATAAGCCAGAAAGAGCTTACCGACCTTGCCCTGATGCTGCGCACCACCCTGGGCGGGCTGGCAAAGACCGCCAAGGACCCCGCCTTCAACCTGGTGTTCCACCTGTCCCCGGAGCGCAAGAACAGCAGGCAGATTCACTGGCACATCGAGGTGTACCCCGTGACCGCCCCCCGGTCGGGCCTCGAGCGCGGCTACGGGATATACCTGAGCAGCATATCGCCCGAGGATGCGGCAGGCAGGCTGGGGCCTGCGTGCAGAAAGGAGCTAGCAGGCCTCGTGGGCATACTGTAACCCGGCGCGGGGGGCATGAATGGTATTTATTTTGGGGCCGCGGCGTCTGCTGCATGGCCATAGAAAAGTACATCGCGGCTGCATCGCTTGGCCTGTTTATCATGTTTGTAGGCGAGATCATCACAATATTCTATTACATGCAGACCGCCCCGGGCGAGTTTATCATCTTTGTGCTCGAGCCCGACCCCAAGATACTCCAGTTCATATCGATAGGGGCGGCGCCGGCGATCATAATGGCTGGCGTCTCGTTCCTGCTGACGCGCCGCTACGGCTCAAGGCTGATAGGATCGCTCATCATAGCAGGCGGCGCGGTGATGTTCGGCGGGATGGTAGTCGCCCACTCGATGGCGGGCGGCATACACCCGGAATACGAGGGCAACTTTGTGCCGATAATCACGCCGCTCTTCATGGCCGTGTCCGTGCCCATAATGGTGATTGGCGCGATGCTGCTCCGGCGCAAGCAGCGCAGGAGAAAAAAAGAGTACGTCTAGTGGTCGAACCTCATGGCGTTGGCGCCGCGCCTAAAGCCCAGCCCCTCGTAGAACGGCAGCAGAGAATCCTCGCAGTCAAGTATTGTCTTGTAGCAGCCCGCCTTTTTTGCACATTCGAGCGCCTCCCGGACCAGCAATTTTCCTATGCCCTTTCCCTGCATGCCGCGCGCGACTGCCACATCCTCTATGTGGCCGGCGATGCCTCCTCCGTGTATGAACTTGGGCTCGATGAGCAGAGTGGTGGCGCCAACTATGCGGCCCCCGTATTCCGCCACGAGCACTATGTGATCGGGGTTTGCAGATATCCTTGATAGGATATCTTTTGCCTTTTCCGGGCCCATGCCGCTAGCCTCCCTGAGGCTGTCAAGTGATTCCAAAAAGCCCGCCGCAAGATCTTCGGTGCTGAGCCGCCGCACCGTCGCCCCGCCGCTCAGATCTTGCCCAGCCTCTCTACAAAGCTCTGGTACGCCCTTGAATAGGATTCCTTGTCGCCTATGTCCATGAATCCCTTCTTTGTGGGGTAGCTGCCCACCGGCAGGCCCTTTGACATTGCCCTGCGGACCACGTCATCCATGCCGTATGATTTGCCGCGCGGTATGAGGTCCATCACGCCGGGCTCCATGATGTAGCACCCCATGTTTATCATTGCCTTGATCTCCGGCTTTTCATCCCAGCTTGCCACCTTGCCGCCCCTTCCGGTCTTTATCACCCCGTAGGGCAGAGTGGTAGAGTACTCGTAGAGGCCCATGGTTATAAACGACCTTTTGCGCCGGTGCTGCGCCGCCATCGCCCTCAGGCTGAACCCGAACACAGAATCGCCGTACAAACAGGCAAAGGTGCCGTCGACAAGGTCGGCCGCGGTCCTGAGCTGGCCTGCAGTCGCCAGCGGCCTCTCGGATACTGCATACTCTATGCTAACGCCGAACCTGCTGCCGTCCTCGAAATAGTCCTGTATGGCCTTTCTCATGTAGCTTACGCAGAGCACGACAGACTTTGTGCCGTTTTTTCGGGCCCACTCTATGAGCAGCTCCAGCAGCGGCCTGTCGCCTAGCGGGAGCATCGGCTTTGGAAGGAACATCGTATACGGGTGCAGCCTCGTCCCGAGGCCGCCCGCCAGAATGACCGCCTTCACGGCGATCCCGGGCGCCGCGGGGTATTTAATTTGAGCATGCGGCCCCTATTCCAGCTTGAAAAAATCCCACAAAAAGGGGTGTATTGCACGACCCCCTAGGTATATCCGCAGGCCCCCATACAGCACGGTGTTGACCGTGATATACGTGCCCGTCAGGCCCTGCAGGAGCACCGCAGACCCCGACCGGGAC
Coding sequences within it:
- a CDS encoding galactose-1-phosphate uridylyltransferase (COG1085) — translated: MKNVLTRFVRGTHMGVMRKDYVSERYMIVTGKEAKESDAKKSLYSPGNESKTKPSVLSLVAKDGMLQRLQDSEDQYVKDWSIRVFESSNPAVTTEQNNTYSDRPHYSEPAYGYHYIVVASPNQKDTFSTIDVDQWSNILMVVQDRLKWLYTKKGVTYVSIYANWGEAAGAATSHPHMNIVTFSTIPPVVDAEVDASHRILNEKGVCPMCQTVAAELDGPRQVLQTKGFVAFCPWAPAYPYEFWICPRKHNTFFSKISQKELTDLALMLRTTLGGLAKTAKDPAFNLVFHLSPERKNSRQIHWHIEVYPVTAPRSGLERGYGIYLSSISPEDAAGRLGPACRKELAGLVGIL
- a CDS encoding nucleoside-diphosphate-sugar pyrophosphorylase (COG1208); translated protein: MFLPKPMLPLGDRPLLELLIEWARKNGTKSVVLCVSYMRKAIQDYFEDGSRFGVSIEYAVSERPLATAGQLRTAADLVDGTFACLYGDSVFGFSLRAMAAQHRRKRSFITMGLYEYSTTLPYGVIKTGRGGKVASWDEKPEIKAMINMGCYIMEPGVMDLIPRGKSYGMDDVVRRAMSKGLPVGSYPTKKGFMDIGDKESYSRAYQSFVERLGKI
- a CDS encoding phosphoglycerate mutase (COG3635), whose amino-acid sequence is MTEARMVYVLLDGVGDLPHPDLGGKTPLEAASTPNMDRLAVRGAMGEVISVGEGIAPESDIAVFNMLGYRFGDEYPGRGVIEAIGTGADFKDGDLALRGNFATLGGSGEITDRRAGRNVGRPDAEAVSRELEEGVRFSKSGASVSVIPSVGHRVTVRIRSEGGLSGSITNTDPAYERLRGMGVAKDASGPMRIDRCRALDDDPRAQTAAELVNEFSEQAVKILGDSGTNERRAAAGAKKISCILLRDAGSRRPVVEPIEKKYSLGFSCIADMPVELGISEVLGMEVLEAGGTCDYEQKAAAAAGADGSVYVHLKGPDEFGHDGDAAGKTSSIEDIDGRFFGPLLGAISRDETAVVISADHSTPCISKGHSDDPVPLLVSGALAPPDGTVRFTEAQARSGMMGRLAGADVLDAALNRIRS
- a CDS encoding histone acetyltransferase (COG0454) gives rise to the protein MRRLSTEDLAAGFLESLDSLREASGMGPEKAKDILSRISANPDHIVLVAEYGGRIVGATTLLIEPKFIHGGGIAGHIEDVAVARGMQGKGIGKLLVREALECAKKAGCYKTILDCEDSLLPFYEGLGFRRGANAMRFDH